One Lentisphaera araneosa HTCC2155 DNA window includes the following coding sequences:
- the nirD gene encoding nitrite reductase small subunit NirD, protein MYTQWHPVGKTADFPQDLGTNVKVNDKQIAIYHLTDGNWYAVQNLCPHQKRMVLSRGLVGGDFEKPTVICPLHKRSFSLKDGQLMSDNKDCDNIKTYPVKLENDLILVEV, encoded by the coding sequence ATGTACACTCAATGGCACCCCGTAGGAAAAACCGCTGACTTCCCCCAAGATTTAGGGACAAACGTAAAAGTTAATGACAAGCAAATCGCTATCTATCATCTTACAGATGGAAATTGGTACGCCGTCCAAAACTTATGCCCTCACCAAAAACGTATGGTTTTATCCAGAGGTTTAGTTGGCGGAGACTTTGAAAAACCCACAGTTATCTGTCCTTTACACAAACGTTCTTTTAGCCTTAAAGATGGCCAACTCATGAGCGACAATAAGGATTGCGACAATATCAAGACTTACCCCGTTAAGCTTGAAAACGACCTAATCCTAGTAGAAGTCTAA
- a CDS encoding nitrate reductase: MKNCKTTCSYCGVGCGISLSKDKDSFLSLKGNEHYPVNTGMLCSKGMNLHNTVMDKSDRLLEPQMRTAKHHPLQNVSWDQAMTRAAAVFKSIIKKYGPNSVGLYVSGQLLTEEYYLANKLTKGFLGTNNIDTNSRLCMSSAVVGYKKTIGDDAPPISYDDIENSDCFFIAGANPAWCHPILFRRIEKRKEQFPDAKIIVVDPRKTQSAEMADLHLPLIPGTDVYLFNAIAKLLIQYGAVDYHFLESHCNGGHQLLEFLKDVDLIESAQACGLELNLIEQAAKMIAKSKTLLSMWTMGLNQSSIGTNKNLALINLNLLTGRIGKAGSGPFSLTGQPNAMGGREVGGLANLLAAHHDLANPDHCNKVANYWGCGSVSSQPGLTATEMVDALDDGRLKAIWVICTNPVVSLPDLEKVERAYKNAKFVMVSDISSKSDTLKYADMILPAAGWAEKEGTMTNSERRISYVPKLIEAPGNARPDVDILMHFAQKMGFEDAFTYPNAEAIFNEHRELTRGTNIDICGVSYERLKKNSIQWPCPSTDHPGTIRLFEDFKFFTSDKRANLHVVEAPHQSEKTNSDFPLVLTTGRIRDQWHTMTRTGKVQRLNQHIPAPKLEIHPNDALELGIIDGENVEVTSRRSKSIIACQVTDSIRPGTVFLPMHWGYINGSKQARANNLTSDLVDPISKEPDFKYSAVRVQALAKKKRKIVLVGAGAAALEFIHSYRKINQEDEIHVFGREPHLFYNRVMLPDYINNEKSWEAILLSETQELEKLKVTYHEGTAIEQISREQQTITDSKGTSHNYDTLILATGSRPTQTMKTPDNMQGFFGLRTRRDADRIKSYLKDGGKAVIIGGGLLGLELAGSLASLGVEVTIIQRSSRLMRGQLDDMGSDILHDEIINRNIEIVYNDEVASFEGDTHLKAIELKSGKKLACDALFFAAGIKPNIEIGQEAGLKCDRGIMVNDQLLSSDPKIFAMGEIAQHRNKTYGTTPSAQDQARIVAAYLNGDRWATYKGSLSFNILKLKDLQLASLGQVRKPEGPEYDEITLIDRRKNYYKKCILRNDVLIGAILIGDKSEFNHFKDLIEQEIELADQRLPLLKGSAEPAEPPIGKVVCSCNNVGEGNIENLINEGCCNFQELCTKSGAGTGCGSCRPEVKKILMKNIANKAEEVQS; this comes from the coding sequence ATGAAAAACTGTAAAACAACCTGCTCTTATTGCGGAGTTGGATGTGGTATTTCTTTAAGCAAAGACAAGGACAGTTTTCTTTCGCTCAAAGGTAATGAGCATTACCCCGTGAACACGGGAATGCTCTGCTCCAAGGGCATGAACCTTCACAACACTGTCATGGACAAGAGTGACCGTTTGCTAGAACCGCAAATGCGCACTGCCAAACACCACCCCTTACAAAATGTAAGCTGGGATCAGGCCATGACACGAGCTGCAGCAGTCTTTAAGTCTATCATAAAGAAGTACGGTCCAAACTCAGTTGGCCTTTACGTATCTGGTCAACTCTTAACAGAAGAGTACTACTTGGCCAACAAGCTCACCAAAGGCTTTCTCGGCACAAATAACATCGACACTAACTCACGCCTGTGCATGAGCTCAGCTGTTGTTGGATACAAAAAAACAATTGGCGATGATGCGCCTCCCATTTCCTATGACGACATCGAAAACAGTGACTGTTTCTTTATCGCTGGTGCAAACCCAGCCTGGTGTCACCCCATCCTCTTCCGTCGCATAGAGAAAAGAAAAGAACAATTTCCCGACGCAAAAATTATTGTTGTCGATCCTCGTAAAACTCAAAGTGCTGAAATGGCAGACCTGCATCTGCCCCTTATCCCCGGCACAGATGTCTACCTCTTTAACGCCATCGCAAAACTTCTCATACAATATGGTGCGGTGGATTACCATTTCTTAGAGTCTCATTGTAATGGTGGACATCAACTACTCGAATTTCTTAAAGATGTGGATCTTATTGAATCTGCACAAGCCTGTGGCCTTGAACTCAATTTAATTGAACAAGCCGCAAAAATGATTGCTAAATCCAAAACCTTACTCTCTATGTGGACCATGGGTTTGAATCAAAGTTCCATTGGAACTAACAAGAATTTAGCTCTCATCAACCTCAACTTACTAACAGGTCGCATTGGCAAAGCTGGGAGTGGTCCATTTTCACTCACTGGTCAACCCAATGCCATGGGGGGTCGCGAAGTCGGCGGCCTCGCCAACCTGTTAGCAGCCCATCACGACCTTGCTAACCCTGATCATTGTAATAAAGTCGCCAATTACTGGGGTTGCGGGTCGGTTTCTTCTCAGCCGGGTTTAACTGCTACGGAAATGGTTGATGCACTCGACGACGGTCGCCTGAAGGCGATTTGGGTCATTTGTACCAACCCTGTGGTTAGTTTACCCGATCTCGAAAAAGTTGAACGCGCTTACAAAAATGCCAAGTTTGTCATGGTGTCCGATATCTCATCGAAATCCGACACACTCAAATATGCCGACATGATTCTCCCCGCCGCTGGCTGGGCTGAAAAAGAAGGCACCATGACCAACTCTGAGCGTCGTATTTCCTATGTGCCCAAACTCATTGAGGCTCCAGGTAATGCTCGCCCCGATGTCGACATCCTCATGCACTTTGCGCAAAAAATGGGTTTTGAAGATGCCTTCACTTACCCTAATGCCGAAGCTATTTTCAACGAGCATAGGGAATTAACCCGCGGAACCAACATCGACATCTGTGGTGTTTCTTATGAGCGTTTAAAGAAAAATTCCATCCAATGGCCTTGTCCAAGCACAGATCACCCGGGTACAATACGCCTCTTCGAGGACTTTAAATTTTTCACTTCCGACAAACGCGCCAATCTTCATGTGGTGGAAGCTCCTCACCAATCGGAAAAAACGAATTCTGATTTCCCTCTGGTTCTTACAACGGGGCGTATTCGCGATCAGTGGCATACCATGACGCGTACAGGAAAAGTCCAACGCCTTAATCAACACATTCCTGCTCCTAAGCTTGAGATCCACCCTAATGATGCTCTTGAACTCGGCATTATTGACGGAGAAAATGTCGAAGTCACCAGTCGTCGTTCTAAGTCAATTATCGCCTGCCAAGTAACTGATTCAATTCGTCCAGGCACCGTCTTTCTTCCCATGCACTGGGGTTATATCAACGGTTCCAAACAAGCTCGTGCCAATAACCTCACGTCCGATTTGGTTGATCCTATTTCCAAAGAACCCGACTTCAAATATTCGGCCGTTCGCGTGCAAGCTTTAGCCAAGAAGAAGCGTAAGATTGTTCTTGTGGGTGCCGGTGCCGCTGCACTTGAATTCATTCACTCTTACAGAAAAATCAATCAAGAAGATGAAATCCACGTCTTTGGTCGCGAACCTCACCTCTTTTATAATCGCGTCATGCTCCCCGATTACATCAACAATGAAAAAAGTTGGGAAGCTATTCTTCTTTCTGAAACTCAGGAATTGGAAAAACTCAAAGTCACGTATCACGAAGGTACTGCCATTGAGCAAATCTCTCGTGAGCAGCAAACCATTACGGATAGCAAAGGGACTTCTCATAACTACGACACGCTCATTTTAGCGACGGGAAGTCGTCCCACTCAAACCATGAAAACTCCCGATAATATGCAGGGATTCTTTGGCTTGCGTACCAGACGTGATGCCGATCGTATCAAATCTTATCTCAAAGATGGTGGTAAAGCCGTCATTATTGGTGGTGGTTTACTCGGCCTCGAACTCGCGGGATCACTCGCTTCACTCGGAGTCGAAGTCACTATTATCCAACGCTCTTCTCGCCTTATGCGTGGCCAACTCGATGATATGGGTAGTGATATTCTCCACGACGAAATCATCAACCGCAACATCGAAATTGTCTATAATGATGAAGTCGCAAGCTTTGAGGGGGACACACACTTAAAAGCTATTGAACTCAAATCGGGTAAAAAACTTGCCTGTGATGCGCTCTTCTTTGCTGCTGGCATAAAACCCAATATTGAAATTGGCCAAGAAGCAGGACTCAAATGTGATCGTGGCATCATGGTCAATGATCAACTCTTAAGTTCCGATCCAAAAATTTTTGCCATGGGTGAAATTGCTCAACACCGCAATAAAACTTACGGCACGACTCCTTCAGCTCAAGACCAAGCACGTATCGTTGCCGCCTACCTCAATGGTGACCGCTGGGCGACTTACAAGGGTTCACTGAGTTTCAACATTCTCAAACTCAAAGATCTCCAACTCGCTTCTTTGGGTCAAGTTCGCAAACCTGAAGGACCTGAGTACGACGAAATCACTTTAATTGACCGTCGCAAAAATTATTATAAAAAATGTATCTTGCGTAACGACGTGCTTATTGGCGCCATCC
- the nirB gene encoding nitrite reductase large subunit NirB codes for MKEQIVVIGNGMVGYKFCERLLEKDTQKKFQITSFCEEPRPAYDRVHLSSYFDGKTADDLLMAKIEWYEENGITLHLGDKATIIDRKAKLVTSSKGLTIPYDKLILATGSDAFVPPVPGIDKEGVFVYRTIEDLDQMLEYSKKVDTCAVIGGGLLGLEAAKAAQDMGLKTEVVEFAPRLMPRQLDEEGGEMLKNLIEDLGIKVNCSKATSNIAGEGKVTGMEFADDTSLETEMIIVSAGIRPRDEIAREAGLTLGPRGGILVNDQLKTSDEDIYAIGECALYNNMIYGLVAPGYTMADAVAEQLLGRDAEFTGADMSTKLKLLGTDVASFGDIDPQGVAVKHLKFNNPHSGVYKKIVVSEDGEKLLGGVLVGDAEEYGTLLQIYQNGMKLPEDPMALILPANDDAQTGIGIGDLPDTAQICSCENVTKGDICKAIDEGSCSVGELKSCTKAGTGCGGCMPLLTDLFKHQMAESGVEVSNALCDHFDMSRSEMYDLVRKTGIDNYATLLAKHGKGIGCEVCKPTAASIFASVFNRPILEHAPLQDTNDIYLANIQKDGTYSVIPRIPGGEITPDKLIVIGQVAKDFNLYTKITGGQRVDLLGARLNDLPKIWQILVDAGFESGHAYGKSLRTVKSCVGETWCRYGVGDSTSLAIRVEERYRGLRSPHKLKSAVSGCTRECAEAQSKDFGIIATEKGWNLYVCGNGGMKPRHADLLAADLDEETLIKYIDRFLMYYVKTAERLERTSTWMTKLEGGLDFLKDVVINDSLGINEELEAQMQHVVNTYECEWKNTINDEEKMKRFTHFNNSEAQDETVEFVLERDQIRPANEEEKLKVTI; via the coding sequence ATGAAAGAACAAATTGTTGTTATTGGTAATGGCATGGTCGGTTACAAATTTTGTGAACGACTCCTCGAAAAAGACACTCAAAAGAAATTTCAAATCACGAGCTTCTGCGAAGAACCTCGCCCCGCTTATGACCGAGTCCACCTCTCTTCCTACTTTGATGGGAAGACTGCTGATGATCTTCTTATGGCAAAAATCGAGTGGTACGAAGAAAATGGCATCACACTTCACCTCGGTGATAAAGCGACGATTATTGATCGCAAAGCTAAACTCGTCACATCTTCAAAAGGCTTAACTATCCCTTACGACAAACTCATCCTCGCTACGGGCTCAGATGCTTTTGTTCCTCCAGTACCAGGTATTGATAAGGAAGGTGTTTTTGTTTACAGAACAATTGAAGACCTCGATCAAATGCTTGAATACTCTAAAAAAGTAGACACTTGTGCCGTTATCGGTGGCGGTCTACTTGGCCTTGAAGCAGCCAAAGCGGCGCAAGATATGGGCCTTAAAACTGAAGTTGTTGAATTTGCTCCGCGTCTCATGCCTAGACAGCTTGATGAAGAAGGCGGTGAAATGCTGAAAAATCTTATCGAAGACCTCGGCATTAAAGTTAACTGCAGTAAGGCTACATCAAACATCGCCGGCGAAGGCAAAGTAACGGGCATGGAATTTGCCGATGACACCTCTCTTGAAACCGAAATGATTATTGTCTCCGCAGGTATCCGCCCTCGTGACGAAATTGCGCGTGAAGCAGGCCTCACACTCGGCCCACGCGGCGGCATCCTCGTCAACGATCAGCTGAAAACTTCTGATGAAGATATTTATGCTATCGGAGAATGTGCTCTTTACAACAACATGATTTATGGCCTCGTCGCACCTGGTTATACTATGGCTGATGCTGTAGCCGAACAGCTCCTTGGTCGCGATGCTGAATTCACGGGCGCTGACATGTCAACAAAACTCAAACTGCTCGGTACAGACGTAGCAAGTTTTGGTGATATTGACCCACAAGGTGTAGCGGTTAAACATTTAAAATTCAACAACCCACACTCAGGTGTTTACAAAAAAATCGTCGTTTCTGAAGATGGCGAAAAACTTTTAGGCGGGGTTCTTGTAGGTGATGCCGAAGAATACGGTACTCTCCTTCAGATCTACCAAAATGGCATGAAGCTTCCTGAGGATCCAATGGCTCTCATCCTTCCTGCAAATGACGATGCTCAAACGGGTATTGGTATTGGTGACCTTCCTGATACAGCACAGATTTGTTCATGTGAAAATGTGACAAAAGGCGACATCTGCAAAGCGATTGACGAAGGTTCTTGCAGCGTTGGCGAACTTAAATCTTGCACAAAAGCTGGTACAGGTTGCGGTGGATGTATGCCACTTCTCACAGACCTCTTTAAGCATCAAATGGCAGAATCAGGCGTTGAAGTTTCTAACGCTCTCTGCGATCACTTTGATATGTCTCGTTCAGAAATGTATGACCTCGTTCGTAAAACGGGTATTGATAACTACGCCACACTTCTTGCTAAACACGGTAAGGGTATTGGTTGCGAAGTCTGCAAACCCACTGCCGCTTCTATTTTTGCTTCAGTATTCAATCGCCCTATCCTTGAGCATGCTCCACTTCAAGACACCAACGACATCTACTTAGCCAACATTCAGAAAGATGGGACGTACTCAGTCATCCCACGTATCCCAGGTGGCGAAATCACTCCTGATAAACTCATCGTCATTGGCCAAGTTGCTAAAGACTTCAATCTCTACACAAAGATTACTGGTGGCCAACGCGTTGACCTTCTCGGTGCACGTCTCAATGATCTCCCTAAAATTTGGCAAATCCTCGTAGATGCTGGTTTCGAATCAGGTCACGCTTACGGTAAATCACTCAGAACAGTAAAATCTTGTGTTGGTGAAACTTGGTGCCGTTACGGTGTGGGTGATTCTACTTCTCTCGCTATTCGCGTTGAAGAACGTTACCGCGGTTTGCGCTCTCCGCACAAACTCAAGTCAGCCGTTTCTGGCTGTACTCGTGAATGTGCCGAAGCACAGAGTAAAGACTTTGGTATCATTGCCACAGAAAAAGGTTGGAACCTCTACGTTTGCGGTAATGGCGGCATGAAGCCACGTCACGCAGACCTACTCGCTGCTGACCTCGATGAAGAAACGCTGATTAAATATATTGACCGCTTCCTGATGTATTACGTCAAAACGGCTGAACGTCTCGAACGTACTTCAACTTGGATGACCAAACTCGAAGGCGGCCTAGACTTCCTCAAAGATGTTGTCATCAATGATTCCTTAGGAATCAACGAAGAACTCGAAGCTCAAATGCAGCACGTGGTTAACACTTATGAATGTGAATGGAAAAATACAATTAATGATGAAGAAAAAATGAAGCGTTTCACTCACTTTAACAACTCAGAAGCACAAGACGAAACAGTTGAATTCGTACTCGAACGCGATCAAATTCGCCCCGCAAACGAAGAAGAAAAACTCAAGGTCACAATTTAA